A genomic stretch from Clavelina lepadiformis chromosome 5, kaClaLepa1.1, whole genome shotgun sequence includes:
- the LOC143460610 gene encoding sonic hedgehog protein-like, whose protein sequence is MVDEEGLRFSSERFLNEISFIREEHFTDAMAAARDNVASKRSYSYERCYHSTRLCVCTCGRRSLEQNREPNSHKIHRKIASRSCIPMFTSCGGTSSLSSFRFCLYGFIIWTLIVGPMLSDMVRMSSAGRYWTTFGGVSLVRGCHPGPFQDGIPRHPRVVLTPFQRNEFVPKLSEETIGASGPAEGSITDSSQLKANYNSNIVFKDEEGTGEDRLMTARCFERLNILASFVSSEWPGVKLRVTEGWENPNTNPRQPPNSLHYEGRAVDITTNDEDLTKYPILARLAVEAGFDWVHFDNTYVHCSVKSDSSQAAQYGGCFPGDSTVPLPDGRSKKMSELRPGDQILSTDSSGRLISDSFLTFMDLQTDQRANGVARRAFVSIETEDGHRLNLTRNHLIYVSDVKGVSSDISSSHFVGVNDAWTPRHFTSPAAIFAGKASVGQYLHVTSNSTSTDVLRPSRIVKIDTVESASGAYAPLTNSGKIVVEGTLASCYAVIENDFVAHLAVTPLRYFRSFRNWMREFFHTSSLTSVDRDVTHSNMGRAQQEPGILPYAEFFYHVGSRLLPESLFWGD, encoded by the exons ATGGTCGACGAAGAAGGATTAAGATTTAGTTCCGAAAGATTTCTAAATGAAATCAGTTTTATCCGGGAAGAGCATTTTACGGATGCCATGGCTGCAGCCCGAGACAACGTTGCCTCCAAGCGTTCATATTCCTACGAACGATGTTACCACTCGACGAGATTGTGTGTATGTACTTGTGGCAGAAGATCTCTGGAACAAAATAGAGAACCGAATTCTCATAAGATACATCGGAAGATTGCCAGCCGCTCTTGCATTCCAATGTTTACGTCCTGCGGTGGGACGTCGTCGCTGAGCTCATTTCGATTTTGCCTTTACGGTTTTATCATCTGGACTCTGATTGTCGGACCGATGCTTTCGGACATGGTGCGAATGTCCTCTGCCGGTCGGTACTGGACTACATTTGGCGGAGTGAGTCTTGTCAGGGGTTGCCACCCCGGACCCTTTCAGGACGGTATTCCACGACACCCGCGTGTTGTACTGACTCCCTTTCAAAGAAACGAATTTGTCCCGAAATTATCGGAGGAGACAATCGGGGCTAGCGGCCCCGCGGAGGGGTCCATAACCGATAGCAGCCAGCTCAAAGCAAACTACAATTCGAACATCGTCTTCAAAGACGAGGAGGGTACAGGCGAGGACCGACTTATGACAGCG cGCTGCTTTGAACGATTGAACATCCTGGCAAGTTTTGTCTCTAGCGAGTGGCCAGGAGTGAAACTTAGGGTCACCGAGGGCTGGGAGAACCCGAACACAAACCCAAGGCAACCCCCAAACTCCCTCCATTATGAAG GAAGAGCTGTTGATATCACAACGAACGACGAAGACCTCACTAAATATCCCATACTTGCCCGGTTGGCCGTCGAAGCCGGTTTTGATTGGGTCCATTTCGACAACACTTATGTACACTGTTCGGTGAAGTCAG ATTCATCCCAAGCAGCTCAGTATGGGGGATGTTTTCCGGGAGATTCGACCGTACCGCTTCCCGACGGAAGAAGCAAGAAAATGTCGGAGCTGCGACCAGGAGATCAGATCCTCTCTACGGATTCAAGCGGAAGACTCATCTCGGATTCTTTTCTCACCTTTATGGATCTTCAGACCGATCAACGCGCAAACGGTGTCGCCAGACGCGCCTTTGTTTCCATAGAAACAGAAGACGGACACAGATTAAACCTCACGCGAAATCATCTCATCTATGTGTCCGATGTAAAGGGCGTATCTTCGGATATATCGTCTTCCCATTTCGTTGGAGTTAATGACGCGTGGACGCCACGCCACTTTACATCCCCAGCCGCGATTTTCGCCGGAAAAGCCAGCGTTGGACAATACCTTCACGTAACATCAAATTCGACCTCTACCGACGTCTTGCGGCCGTCTAGAATCGTTAAGATTGACACTGTCGAATCCGCTAGCGGCGCTTACGCTCCGTTGACGAACAGCGGAAAGATTGTAGTGGAAGGCACCCTGGCTTCCTGCTATGCCGTCATTGAAAACGATTTCGTCGCCCATCTTGCTGTGACTCCTCTTCGTTACTTCCGTTCTTTCCGGAACTGGATGAGAGAATTTTTTCACACTTCCTCCTTGACGTCCGTTGATAGGGATGTCACCCACTCGAACATGGGAAGAGCCCAGCAGGAACCGGGGATTCTTCCCTACGCAGAGTTCTTTTATCACGTCGGGTCCCGTCTGTTGCCTGAGTCGTTATTCTGGGGCGACTGA